The nucleotide sequence GGGCTCCACGTCCACGGGGATGCCGCGGCCGTTGTCCCGCACCTCGACGGAGCCGTCGTCGTGGAGGATCACCTCGATGCGGTCGCAGTAACCGCCGAGGGCCTCGTCCACGGAGTTGTCGATGATCTCCCAGAGGCAGTGCATCAGGCCGCGGCTGTCCGTCGACCCGATGTACATGCCCGGACGTTTGCGCACGGCTTCGAGGCCCTCAAGGACGAGCAGGTGCCGCGCGGTGTAGTTGGAACCGTCCCGGTCTGCTCCTGCCAGCAGCGCTGTGGACGGCACGGACGTATCGGCGGTCACGCGGTTCGCTCCTCGCTGAATTTCAGATGGGCCCCTGGTGGGTACGGGGCCGGCTTCGGTCGCCGCTCAGAGGGTACCGATGCCTGGTGGAGCAGGGGTAACGCCACCCTCGTCGGGAAACTCAGACTAGCCGAGGGTCGTACGGGCGTTCGATCCCTCGATGGAGTGAAGCACACATCACGTTCCCTTCGAGGCATGAACCATTTAGGCTCCGGGCACGTCCTCATCAACGACCGGCAACCCAGCCGGGAGGACAGACCCCCAAGACCGCGCGAAACCGTACGCACCAGACCACGCACTACGGCACATTCGCCGCCAACCGGCAACAGCCAGCCATCCGGAAAGAAATTTTCGACGGAAAGCCACGAGCGGGAACGATTTCGGCCTGGTTGGATGTTGACCCTGGTACGACAGCTCGTCGAGCTAGAGAAGAGGCGACGTGACTACTGTTCTGACCCCCGCGAGCCCGCTGACGGCCGCCGATCGCTGCGACCGCTGCGGCGCCCAGGCATACCTGCGCGTCGTCCTGCTGAGCGGCGGAGAACTGCTCTTCTGTGCCCACCACGGGCGCAAGTTCGAGCCGGAACTCAAGAAGATCGCCGCTGAGATACAGGACGAGACGGAGCGGCTGACGTCCGTTCCCAGCACCTCTGACA is from Streptomyces seoulensis and encodes:
- a CDS encoding DUF7455 domain-containing protein; protein product: MTTVLTPASPLTAADRCDRCGAQAYLRVVLLSGGELLFCAHHGRKFEPELKKIAAEIQDETERLTSVPSTSDTEER